The following are from one region of the Panthera tigris isolate Pti1 chromosome A3 unlocalized genomic scaffold, P.tigris_Pti1_mat1.1 chrA3_random_Un_scaffold_92, whole genome shotgun sequence genome:
- the LOC122236203 gene encoding ral guanine nucleotide dissociation stimulator-like isoform X2 has product MLKLKEGTMENFLQSLLQSPFQDRNISNITTIFCIYQVFPMAQLVLGQQFKSTLSPILSTWPDQKFQDTWQSLNFTSFKVKTAYVDMKLHDWNLKNHTALILVHQETLEPTEAESDVPAPGLLPVAEPEKGSTMELETAPVMFQPSPQASEPASPPSAVPELEQVLTSSSAYVPGPQLQSAQSSALLRILTPALKIETEPTPAPEPSCHGHVTPKNQLNEEKPSLMDFPPKLVAEQLTYIDAELFKKVLPHQCLGSIWSKRNKPGNEHLAPTVCATVTQFNSVVNCVITTCLGNPRMIAQDRAMVVEHWIKVAKACQIMRNYSSLHAILSALQSASIYSLKKTWEKVSRKSFQKFKKLCTEDNPQRRELFLKERPSKWATLMMSRQRAQKRLQKKGVVPFLGTFLTDMVMLDTAMEDYLKGDEINHKKKTKEYEVMKEIMLLQVAADNYTLEPKEQFRAWFQAVERLSEDESYILSCQLEPQS; this is encoded by the exons ATGCTGAAGCTCAAGGAAGGcacaatggaaaattttttaCAGTCCCTGCTACAATCACCTTTCCAGGATAGAAACATCTCAAACATCACAACCATTTTCTGCATATACCAGGTGTTCCCCATGGCCCAATTAGTCCTGGGACAGCAGTTCAAAAG CACCCTCTCTCCCATCTTGAGTACATGGCCTGACCAGAAATTTCAGGATACCTGGCAGTCTCTGAATTTTACCAGTTTCAAAGTAAAGACAGCCTATGTGGATATGAAGCTGCATGACTGGAACCTGAAGAACCACACCGCCCTTATCCTGGTGCATCAGGAAACTCTGGAGCCCACTGAGGCAGAGTCAGatg TGCCAGCCCCAGGGCTCCTTCCAGTTGCAGAGCCAGAAAAGGGGTCTACTATGGAACTAGAGACAGCGCCAGTTATGTTTCAACCATCACCTCAAGCGTCAGAGCCAGCATCACCTCCATCAGCTGTTCCAGAACTGGAACAAGTGCTAACATCTTCTTCAGCATATGTGCCAGGTCCACAGCTACAATCAGCTCAATCATCAGCTTTACTTAGAATTTTAACTCCAGCTctaaaaatagagacagagccaACTCCAGCGCCAGAGCCTTCCTGCCACGGGCATGTGACCCCAAAGAACCAGCTGAATGAGGAGAAGCCCAGCCTCATGGACTTCCCTCCCAAGCTGGTGGCAGAGCAGCTAACGTACATAGATGCG GAGCTGTTCAAGAAGGTGCTGCCTCATCAGTGCCTGGGCTCCATCTGGTCCAAGCGGAATAAGCCTGGTAATGAGCACCTGGCACCCACAGTCTGTGCTACCGTCACCCAATTTAACAGTGTGGTCAACTGTGTCATCACCACCTGCCTTGGAAACCCAAGAATGATAGCCCAGGACAGGGCCATGGTGGTGGAGCACTGGATAAAGGTGGCCAAG gcctgTCAAATCATGCGGAACTACTCTTCACTGCATGCCATCCTCTCTGCTCTGCAGAGTGCCTCAATTTACTCTCTGAAGAAGACATGGGAGAAAGTTTCCAG gaagagctttcaaaaatttaaaaagctgtgcaCTGAAGATAACCCACAGAGAAGGGAACTGTTCCTGAAG GAGCGGCCATCTAAATGGGCCACCCTGATGATGAGCCgccagagagcccagaaaaggcTGCAGAAGAAG GGTGTTGTCCCCTTCCTTGGCACTTTCCTCACTGACATGGTGATGCTGGACACTGCAATGGAGGACTATCTGAAG GGCGATGagatcaaccataagaaaaaaactaag GAATACGAAGTAATGAAAGAGATCATGCTCCTCCAGGTGGCTGCAGATAACTACACTCTAGAACCGAAGGAGCAGTTTAGAGCCTGGTTCCAGGCTGTGGAGCGACTCAGTGAGGATGAGAG CTACATCCTGTCCTGCCAGCTGGAGCCCCAATCCTAA